agaacgcCATTGAGCCAATGCAAGTGGATGCCCCACCGAACGAGGACAATGAGAACAACGAAGAGCAACAGATTGTGGTGGAGAACCCCAGCATCGACCTGGAGGTGTATGCCAATCAATACAATGGCATAGTACGTCTCCACCGTCTGATGTATGTGGCCGACGTTTGCCCCGTCCTAGCCGTGGAGGCTCTGAAAATGGCCATCACGTATGTACAGACTACGTACAACGTTAATCTCTACCAGTTGCTGCACAAACGTTTGAGCGACCTGAACGCTAGCAATGCCCCGGCACCGCCAGCTCCGGCTGCAGATCTGGCTCCTGTGCCAGCCGCTGCTCTGCCGGACATTGCCGCCGTGCCGGCTGCAATCGCTTTGCCACCCTTGGCCCAAGGCCAGGCCGCTGGCGAGAAGGATTCGTTTGCCTATGACGCTGTGTGGGTGGACACCAAGATGAAGAAGGCTGCCCTCAAGCTGGAGAAGCTTGATTCGGACCTGAAGAACTACAAGTCGAACTCGATCAAGGAGAGTATTCGGCGCGGCCACGACGACTTGGCCGATCATTATCTGAGCTGCGGCGATCTGACCAATGCCCTCAAGTGCTACTCCCGGGCCCGGGACTACTGCACCAGCGGCAAGCATGTGGTGAACATGTGTCTGAATGTGATCAAGGTCTCCATTTATCTGCAGAACTGGGTCCATGTCATGAGCTACATATCGAAGGCGGAGAGCACTCCGGACTTTGCCGAGGGATCCAAGGAGGCCAACGCCCAGGTCCACACACGCCTCGAGTGCGCCGCCGGCCTGGCCGAACTACAGCAGAAGAAATACAAGGTGGCTGCCAAGCACTTCCTGAACGCCAACTTCGACCATTGCGAGTTCCCCGAAATGATCTCCACCAACAATGTGGCTGTCTATGGTGGGCTCTGCGCTCTGGCCACCTTCGACAGACCGGAGCTGAAGCGCCTGGTGATTGCCTCCACATCGTTCAAGCTGTTCCTCGAGCTGGAGCCGCAGTTGCGCGACATTATTTTCAAGTTCTACGAGAGCAAATACGCCTCGTGCCTTACGCTGCTCGATGAGATTCGCGACAATCTTCTCGTGGACATGTACATAGCACCGCATGTGAGCACGCTCTACACCAAAATTCGCAATCGCGCCTTGATCCAGTACTTCAGTCCCTATATGTCGGCCGACATGCACAAAATGGCAATGGCCTTCAACTCATCGGTCGGTGATCTGGAGAACGAGGTGATGCAGCTGATTCTAGATGGCCAGATTCAGGCCCGCATCGACTCGCACAACAAGATCCTCTACGCCAAGGAGGCCGATCAGCGCAATAGTACCTTCGAGCGCGCCCTGGTCTTGGGCAAGAAGTATCAGCGCCACACCCGCATGCTCGTCCTGCGCGCTGCTATGCTCAAAAGCCACATCCACGTGAAGAGCGTTACCCGCgagggcagcagcaaccacgGCGCCGAACTATGCGTCTCGGCCGGCTCCACCACCACGGCTCAGTTGGCTCGCATGTAGGCATCGCCCAATAATTAAGAAACTCTTTATATTATACTCTTCTGCGATGCAAATTATGCTTTAGCGTAGCTAATTGTAAACTCATTGCACCCGAAATTCTCCCTATGTTGAGAACCATTAAATCATCCACTAACTAAAGCCTGGGGTTTTCTCCCTGATATTTTATTGGTGGGGGAATTGAAAAAACACAAAGTATATGAAGAACTGTAGGCCTATCGTCTGGAGTAATCCCTGCGATCCCTCTCCCGACgtctctctccgctggcggagcgGGAGCGATCTCTAGACCGTTCTCTGCGCTGACTCCTGTCATTCCGTCGGCGTTGGAGGCCATCTTCAGACTCCCTCGAACGATGGGTACCATTTTTTCTTTGCGGCTCCCTAGGTTGTTGATCTTTGTGATGGCTCCTATGGTTGTCTTCCGAATCGCCATCGGAGGAGGATGATGAGCCATCGCTGTCTACagatttcctttcttttctggCCGATCGCTCCTTTTGGCTGCTCTTGGACTTTTTCTTCTTGGTGTCTCTGTcttcgtttggtttttttgaCTTTTTCTTGGATGGCTTCTTGATGCTCTCGCCCTTGCGCTTCATCCGGTCGATCTTTTCTAGCTTTTTGAGCAACTTTAGCTTCTGCTTTTTGGTCAGCGACTTTAGGAACATGAGCTCGGGATTCTGTTTATTGGCATTGgcctcatcctcctcgtcgctgGGCACCAACTGGTGCTGTTTCTGGATGGTCTTAATGCTCTGTAGCTCCAATGCCGAGCGCTTCATCATCAGACCATCTTCCTTCATCTGTTCCTCGAGCACGTTCTTGGACATGATGTCAGTGGCCTCCGATTCGGCATGCAGCTTGCGTGCCTCGCTCATGGATATGCTGTACATGCTGCACTCCTTGTCCGTGTTGATGTGCCCCCATTTGTGGCACTTGAGACAGCGCACGTTGCGCACCTGGATGCCAAAGGGCTGATCCCGGATCTCGGTGTCGCCCTTGCAGTAGGACTCTCGGGGAGCATTGTATTTGCGCTGCCATTCGAACTTGTACTCCGGCTCGTCATCGTCCTTTTCGCGCTCCTTCCGTACTCCTGGCGGCGGCTCGTACATGAAATTGACGCTCAGCTTGTCCTTGCTGTCCTTGCTGAGCATGGCCTTGTTCTCGTGTAGGTTTTGTTCCTTCTCATACTGGTTACGCAGCTCCTCCTGTTTCTTTTTGTATGCGTCGGCTTGTTGTTCCGCCATCCACACCTGGGGCCAAGAGATTAATTTAGGAAATCATTCAATGAAACATTAGGCGTTTGCCCTATCCGAGAACTTACCCTCTTCAGATTATCCCTGGAAGCGGGATGGAAGAATTTCTTGCACATATAATTGTTGAAACCCTTTCCCATGATGCTTTTGTGTTTATTTCTTCACGGATGCCTAAATAATATCTCTATTTCGTCAATTCTACAAATAATTTTCGTTGGTGTTGTTTATTAAAGACGATCTGGTGCTGTACAATTTCCGCAGCGTTCGTAAGAGATGGGCGTACATgcgatgtatgtatgttcttAAACGATGTAATGCTGCAAATATACTACTTATATTCCTATCAAAATAGATTAAACCATTTTTTTGCAGACTCTGTCCTTTATGTCTGATAACAGAATTACAGCAATGTAATATTTCATTTACACTTTTCCTCAAGCTATTTCGGTTCGGCTCATATCGAATAAAACGCGAGCTGTTGTCGTTTTCCAGCACTTATCTGCGTGTAGCGCCAGCCTATGAattatttttggtaattttgATCTTAAAGCGCAATTTCTAACCAAAGCATGGAAAGTCTCGCCGAAAAAGATATGATTGCCTGCCCGTACAACAAGGAGCATGTGATGCTGCGCAG
The sequence above is a segment of the Drosophila pseudoobscura strain MV-25-SWS-2005 chromosome X, UCI_Dpse_MV25, whole genome shotgun sequence genome. Coding sequences within it:
- the LOC4811854 gene encoding corepressor interacting with RBPJ 1 gives rise to the protein MGKGFNNYMCKKFFHPASRDNLKRVWMAEQQADAYKKKQEELRNQYEKEQNLHENKAMLSKDSKDKLSVNFMYEPPPGVRKEREKDDDEPEYKFEWQRKYNAPRESYCKGDTEIRDQPFGIQVRNVRCLKCHKWGHINTDKECSMYSISMSEARKLHAESEATDIMSKNVLEEQMKEDGLMMKRSALELQSIKTIQKQHQLVPSDEEDEANANKQNPELMFLKSLTKKQKLKLLKKLEKIDRMKRKGESIKKPSKKKSKKPNEDRDTKKKKSKSSQKERSARKERKSVDSDGSSSSSDGDSEDNHRSHHKDQQPREPQRKNGTHRSRESEDGLQRRRNDRSQRRERSRDRSRSASGERRRERDRRDYSRR
- the CSN1b gene encoding COP9 signalosome complex subunit 1b encodes the protein MPVLPMPPLMQNAIEPMQVDAPPNEDNENNEEQQIVVENPSIDLEVYANQYNGIVRLHRLMYVADVCPVLAVEALKMAITYVQTTYNVNLYQLLHKRLSDLNASNAPAPPAPAADLAPVPAAALPDIAAVPAAIALPPLAQGQAAGEKDSFAYDAVWVDTKMKKAALKLEKLDSDLKNYKSNSIKESIRRGHDDLADHYLSCGDLTNALKCYSRARDYCTSGKHVVNMCLNVIKVSIYLQNWVHVMSYISKAESTPDFAEGSKEANAQVHTRLECAAGLAELQQKKYKVAAKHFLNANFDHCEFPEMISTNNVAVYGGLCALATFDRPELKRLVIASTSFKLFLELEPQLRDIIFKFYESKYASCLTLLDEIRDNLLVDMYIAPHVSTLYTKIRNRALIQYFSPYMSADMHKMAMAFNSSVGDLENEVMQLILDGQIQARIDSHNKILYAKEADQRNSTFERALVLGKKYQRHTRMLVLRAAMLKSHIHVKSVTREGSSNHGAELCVSAGSTTTAQLARM